The Cylindrospermum stagnale PCC 7417 genome segment TCCTGAAGGGTTTTAAACGAACCGCGAAGGCGCGAAGAGCGCGAAGGAAGAGGGAAGAAGGAAGAAGGAAGAAGGAAGAAGGAAGAAGGAAGAAGGAAGAAGGAAGAAGGAAGAAGGAAGAAGAAAGAAGAAGGAATATTAGGGGTTAGATTTTAATTTGTAATTTTTTAATTCTGCAATGGGTAATAGTAAGGTATCTTCTCTATGTTGTCGTACTTCACGGCTGACATTACAATTACTATTGAGGCACTCAACTAGTAATAAATTGGCATCATAATATTGTTGAAGCAATTCTTTCTGCTGTTTAGTAAACTGCCAATCATGACCAATATTGCGATATTTAATCATCACGTTTCTTAATTTCTCTATCCAAAAATGTATTGTTCTGCTACTTTCTGCTTGAAGAAATAATCACTCCGCTCAAATGTCGTCAAGGCAATTTTGCTGAGTAAATCTTCTTTGCGTTGAACTGATAACTTTTTGTAAAGTTGTTCGCGCTGAATTCCGCGCTTTGCATCCCATTTTTTTAACAGCGCATCCAGTCCTTCTTTATATAACTCAGAACGATTTGCTGGAAAATCTCCTGATTCTTCAAATGCTAAACACAACAGCGTTAACAATAGAGGACTTGCCGCGAGTTGTTGGATTCGCTTGTTATCTTCGAGTCGTTTAATGAAATCTTCTGGTTTTACGGCTTTTTCCTTAAACCAGTTATTTGCAAAATTGGCAATTTGTTTATTATCAAAATCAGCAATTTCTACTTCTGTAAATTTATCAAATGTATATTCCTTGGCGGCTATTCGACAGGTGATGACAAAGTGATTTTCTCGAAAACGGTCAGAAAAATCACGAATTTCTTTTAAAACGCGGGTGTTATCTTCTTCTCTGACTTCATCTAAGCCATCAAGTAGAATCAGCATTCTACCTTGAGTTAATAATTTTTCAATATTCGTAGCGCAGGCATCTTGCCTGCGGCTAATATCATCTATTTCCAATGACAGGCGAGACGCCTGTCCTACGAATTGAATAATAAAGTTTAGTAAGCTTGGTTTGTTTGCAGCTTCTGCAAAGTCTTTGAGAGTGACAAAAATCGGCACACGTTCAGCCTGAAAATCACCCCCAATACACTGAATTGCTAAATATCTCAAAAATGTGGTTTTACCTGCCCCTGGCTTACCCAAAATCATCAGCTTGGGATATTTCTTAACCGCTTCTATTCCAGGTACTCGTTTTTCAGTAATTTTCCCAAGTCCAAAG includes the following:
- a CDS encoding NACHT C-terminal helical domain 2-containing protein, whose protein sequence is MIKYRNIGHDWQFTKQQKELLQQYYDANLLLVECLNSNCNVSREVRQHREDTLLLPIAELKNYKLKSNP
- a CDS encoding NACHT domain-containing protein — its product is MSSAMAGRSQQASSEGIEKAKQALDKNSLNQVSLAEDLKFSRATVNNFFAGKPVDRKYFSQICEKLGFEWEEIVTKSANEPETNQDSSINIDALVQDVRETIKPLIQERCGTMRVLDMTQPIGLNDIYTNVNILEKITGKRRLGIDEFLQQCKSEDFDRFGLGKITEKRVPGIEAVKKYPKLMILGKPGAGKTTFLRYLAIQCIGGDFQAERVPIFVTLKDFAEAANKPSLLNFIIQFVGQASRLSLEIDDISRRQDACATNIEKLLTQGRMLILLDGLDEVREEDNTRVLKEIRDFSDRFRENHFVITCRIAAKEYTFDKFTEVEIADFDNKQIANFANNWFKEKAVKPEDFIKRLEDNKRIQQLAASPLLLTLLCLAFEESGDFPANRSELYKEGLDALLKKWDAKRGIQREQLYKKLSVQRKEDLLSKIALTTFERSDYFFKQKVAEQYIFG